TGGACTGGTAACGGGTTTGCGCTGACTGCAGACCACTGGGCTGGGATATGGATTGGTAACGGGCTTCTCCAAGCTTCAGGCCACTGGGATTAGATACAGACCGGTAGCGGGCTTGTGCTGACAGCAAGCCACTGGGCTGGTCCACAGACTGGGAACGGGTTTGCGCTGACtgcaggccactgggctgggataGGGACTGGTAACGGGCTTCTCCAAGCTTCAGGCCACTGGGTTTAGATACAGACTGGTAGCGGGCTTGTGCTGACAGCAAGCCACTGGGCTTGGACACATACTGGTAAGGGGCTTGGGCTGATGACAGGCTACCTGACTGGACCGCAGAATGTGAGCTGGCTTGGGCTGGTTGTTGTGTGCTGGACTGGTCCACAGGCTGTGAGCTGGCTTGGGTAGGTTGTTGTGTGCTGGACTGTTCCACAGACTGTGAGCTGCCTTGTACTAgcagcaggccactgggctgggacaCAGATTGTGAGCTGGCTTGGGCTGGTTGTTGGGTGCTTGACTGATCCACAGACTGGGAGTTGGCTTGGTCTGGTTGTTGGGTGAATGACTGGTCCACAGATTGCGAGCGGTCTTGGGCTGGTTGTTGTGTGCTGGACTGGTCCACAGGCTGGGAGCTGGTTTGGGCTGGTTGTTGGGTGCTGGACTGGTCCACAGACTGTGAGCTGGCTTGGGCTGGTTGTTGGGTGCTGGACTGATCCACAGACTGTGAGCTGCCTTGTACTAGCAGTAGGCCACTGGGTTTAGATACAGACTGGTAGCGGGCTTGTGCTGACAGCAAGCCACTGGGCCGAGACACATACCGGTAACGGGCTTCTGCAAGCTTCAGGCTACTGGGCTGGTCCACAGACTGGTAACGGGTTTGTGCTGacagcaggccactgggctgggataTGGACTGGTAACGGGCTGGTGCAAACTTCAGGCCGCTGGGCTGGTCCACAGACTGGTAACGGGCTTGTGCTGGCTGCAAGCCACTGGGCTGGTCCACAGACTGGTAATGGGTTTGTGCTGACAGCATGCCACTGGGCTGGGATATGGACTGGTAACGGGCTTGTGCAAGCggcaggccactgggctggtcCACAGACTGGTAACGGGTTTGTGCTGACAGCATGCCACTGGGCTGGGATATGGCCTGGTAACGGGCTTGTGCAAgcagcaggccactgggcttAAATACAGACTGGTAGCGGGCTTGTGCTGGCAGTAAGCCACTGGGCTGGGACACATACTGGTAACGGACTTGGGCTGATGACAGGCTACCTGACTGGACCACAGATTGTGAGCTggcttgggctgcttggtggGTGCTGGGCTGGTCCACAGGCTGTGAGCTGCCTTGTACTAACaccaggccactgggctgggacaCAGATTGAGAGCTGTCTTGGGCTGGTTGTTGGGTGCTGGACTGGTCCACAGGCTGTGAGCTGCCTTGTACTAGCAGCAGGCCACTAGGCTGGGACACAGATTGTGAGCTGGCTTGGGCTGGTTGTTGTGCGATGGACTGGTCCAGAGGCTGTGAGCTGTCTTGGGTAGGTTGTTGTGTGCTGGACTGTTCCACAGACTGTGAGCTGCCTTGTACTAgcagcaggccactgggctgggacaCAGATTGTGAGCTGTCTTGGGCTGGTTGTTGGGTGCTTGACTGATCCACAGACTGGGAGCTGTCTTGGGCTAGTTGTTGGGTGCTTGGCTGATCCACAGATTGTGAGCGGTCATGGGCTGGTTGTGTGCTGGACTGGTCCACAGGCTGGGAGCTGGCTTGGGCTGGTTGTTGGGTGCTGGACTGGTCCACAGACTGTGAGCTGGCTTGGGCTGGTTGTTGGGTGCTGGACTGATCCACAGACTGTGAGCTGCCTTGTACTAGCAGAAGGCCACTGGGTTTAGATACAGACTGGTAGCGGGCTTGTGCTGACAGCAAGCCACTGGGCCGAGACGCATACCGGTAACGGGCTTCTGCAAGCTTTAGGCTACTGGGCTGGTCCACAGACTGGTAACGGGTTTGTGCTGacagcaggccactgggctgggataTGGACTGGTAACGGGCTGGTGCAAACTTCAGGCCACTGGGCTTAAACACAGACTGGTAACGGGCTTGTGCTGGCTGCAAGCCACTGGGCTGGTCCACAGACTGGTAATGGGTTTGTGCTGACAGCATGCCACTGGGCTGGGATATGGACTGGTAACGGGCTTGTGCAAGCGGCAGGCCACTGGGCTTAAATACAGACTGGTAGCGGGCTTGTGCTGGCAGTAAGCCACTGGGCTGGTCCACAGACTGGTAACGGGTTTGTGCTGACAGCATGCCACTGGGCTGGGATATGGACTGGTAACGGGCTTGTGCAAgcagcaggccactgggcttAAATACAGACTGGTAGCGGGCTTGTGCTGGCAGTAAGCCACTGGGCTGGGACACATACTGGTAACGGACTTGGGCTGATGACAGGCTACCTGACTGGACCACAGATTGTGAGCTGGCTTGGGCTGGTGGGTGGGTGCTGGACTGGTCCACAGGCTGTGAGCTGCCTTGTACTAgcagcaggccactgggctgggacaCAGATTGTGAGCTGTCTTGGGCTGGTTGTTGGGTGCTAGACTGATCCACAGACTGGGAGCTGGCTTGGGCTGGTTGTTGGGTGCTGGACTGGTCCACAGGCTGTGAGCTGCCTTGTACTAGCAGCAGGCCACTAGGCTGGGACACAGATTGTGAGCTGTCTTGGGCTGGTTGTTGGGTGCTAGACTGATCCACAGACTGGAAGCTGACTTGTGCTAGAGGTAGGCCACTGGACTGTTCCATGGAGTTTGAAATAACTTGTTCGGAGTTCTGGCTGCTTTCTTGACGTGATAGTTGGATGCTGGGCTGAGCCACAAATTGGTTTAGTGCCTGTGCTTGTTGCACATCATTGGGCAGAACCATGGAACCATAGCCTGACTGCACTAGTTGCTGGCCACTGAGCAATGGCACAAGTCCAGACCCATAACTGACTTGTCCTAATTGATAGTTGGGTTGAGAGGTCTCATTTATTTGCTGCAAAGCCTTGACATAGGTAGCACTTGGAAAATGGACTGACCTGGTATCAGAAAGCAAGTTGGAACCAAATTGAAGTCTACTTCTCTGAGGCTTTATAAGGGGATGCGTTGCAGACTGGTAGTGAACTTGCACTAGTTGACCACTGGACTGGGAGCCGTTCTGCAATAGTTGCTGGCTACTAGATGCCACAGACTCATTACTGTGTACTACAGTTTGATAGTGGAGCTTTGGTGGCTCGGGTAGAGACTCACTGCTCATACTTGGACCCACTGCAGTGGTCAcagaagcagaaacaagacTGCCACTACCAGCCAAAGATAGAGATCCTTGAAGTTGACTTCTAGCATCAGAGTCAGAACCAGGCTTATATAAATCAGTCACTGGTCCAAAACCAGAAGAGACATTTTGAGGACTATAGCTTACACTGGTATAACCACTCTTAACTTCTTCAGCACTAGAAGTTAATTCCATAGAACTTCGCGGACTAATGGGACTTGGGACTTTAATGCCATACCAGCTGTAGGAACTTCGTGGTTTCACATCAGCCTGCATGGGAAAACCAGTACCAGCCCCATAGTATATGGGATAGCCACTCCTGACAAAGCCACTGACTAGAAAAGAGGAAAGGGAAAAAGGAGACAATTCAGACAGACATGTTATCAAGCCTACAATATATAACTTGCCTGGATAAATCTTACCACTTCCAATATGGCTACAGACACAAAGACTGAGAAGTGcatgagaaaaactgtaagagAAAACATCACTTGTTAATGCCACTTGTTAACATATGCCAGATACTACAATTTATCATCATACCTTAATAGTCGGCTAGTGGTACCCTCCATGGCCAATCAGTAATACAACAACTTCCACCACCTCAATAAAACCACTACAAAATCATCAAACACATACTTGCAACCCAACACATAATAGTGTTGCCAAACAGGACTTTTTATAGTGCCAGCAACTGCCAGTTGCCAATCGGTTGTCATGGGAAcatgtaatatttaattatttggttCAGGTGTCACAACTCTGATCATGACAACTAGAGCTTGCATTCATGATGATTGCTTTTTTAAAACTATGATTACTGAacagggcccgtatttatcaaacatcttagaattactcacaagaacactgctaagaattgacttaagagtaaaaaaattcttggctcaaagctgcgcttaaaagttagttatcaagcgtcccaatcatactttaagtaaaaTGTAGGATTCAatcttaagtgctagtcttaagcctagttcagactgcacgattttcaaactcgtcgggtcacagctctattcacactttatgactatctggggtatcattcagtcactgctgtgttcacactgcacgatggtttgacgacagaggagttcacactgcatgactgaacaagaggaagaatcgccgacaactctctcgctctccggtgtgcaaactacgtttcccaaacacacgtgcgatgtgacaagtaaacaacgcgagatcacacgtgcgtcagaccggagttctcgcgcgagacttggaattgttattaaaaatgataaactgcacaaagtttgcttcaaattgtatgtgcgctgatttgtggagaaaaagaaaaaagattatggcggaagaaattgttggagagacagagggagccaggattttgttctgcaaagacagtttgaggtaaataaataattatttaatgtgctgctgctgtggctggatgtgcaaatgtttggcctttgtttctgtttgatagaattgtaaatatatctattaaaatactgaaattctgctttataactcctccctgaacctcctgctgccctgtatctcactctctcattggctgtcggtgtaattttcagtcagaacgctgttcacacagcaggagtttgaatcgccgacaggtccagatatttagcatgccaaatatctcaccggcgtcagCGACTCgtctgcgattctctctgatcgcgtctttgataattcatactgcgtgattgtcactcgcgtgcacgagcaccgatttgcctgtgatctcgggcatttgtcggcgatttcaaaaaaacctgtcggcgactcaaaatcggggtaaaaatcgggcagtgtgaactatgCTTTAGAGTGGATttacgacactttgctgtgccacaaacaggattttggatgatgtcataggcatggaccaatcactgaatagatgtccttatttaagaatattctcagataaattcacattgaatggtgaaattcctaagaggagtttacatccaacacacatttgacaataaagttttcaagagaatacattataatatacacattttaaatgaaagataaacatgttttcattcatttaattacattttttaaactggtgtgctgttaaaTGATAACAgcctatatatagcctagattttttttaaatatataatcagccaccatggattccaaaagaaaaccgacATGGCAGGAGAAAGAAGCTAtcgctactgcttgctgaatCACTCgaacagtgtttttattttattttatttttttataaaacccaacattaaccagcgctgaaaaagatgatgtctGCTCTGTCCAAACGATACTGTTTGATTAACTGTTTGTCGTCAAACATTTCGAACACTCCCTCTATTGAAAGATTTGCAcacgtctctgtctcctcagcgccatctcaagcccctactggcaactcctaaGCACTTGAGTgacctctcgagctgtcttaaataactgggagagtaagagtgattcttagctttaagacatttgataacttgcttttatacttaagttgaaagtaggagtaaatttcatgaattctcagcacttaagactaaaatagcactttgagaagcttgataaatacgggcccaggGCCTTTTGTTCGGCTGCaacaaaattaagtttttttttttttttttttttttttttttttaataaattaataaattcaaaTCTTAACCTGGCTAATGATAAATtacaatgattaaaaaaagtgacaaaattatgacaaaattatatttttggttgaactatccctttagtttaagatttattttaatcataattatgcAGACCTAGCTTCCAGCTTGTATTgctgttaacattatttaaatgtaactttttattgCAGGTGTAGTTGGTTGAAACAACGGCAGTCCCAGCAACACACTTCCAACACTGATtagtgtcacaattcaccattCACAATTCGTCATTCTATCATAAACTACATTAACCATTATCCTTTCCCCGGATTctttagcactcactgtttacacctgtgtttTATTATTCTGTTTTCCACTTGGTTATCTCTGTTAATCCCTGTGAAGTCTTGTTTTGTGtacactgcatttctgagcatttTCCTCAGTTTCATGTCTCTTGGTTTGTTGGATTTCTTCTCTGTTTCCCAGATTACCCATTTGCCTGTCTCTCCTGTCTTGTTTGCCTTTTTGGACTGTTTGcttgtgtatgaccttttgcctgctTTTGACTACAATTGTGGGTTACCctcttaataaatactgcatttggatctCCTACATTCTGCCTCAGAGCGGTTCTTTATAATTAGAGACTTTatttactttgttttttttttaacaaacaaagTTGTTGTTTGTTATCTTTAGCAAGTTACTGTGAATCCCCCCTCCCTTCTACTTTAACTCTCATTGCTAGTTTAGCATAATACACACTTGAAATTTGGTCACACtttgaatgttatttatattaatataaatggtttctgattaactgtaaatatttgtcaaaagtaaattattgaatacatttttgttgttgattgttgTATTTACCATGAAGTTAATAAGACTTTTACATAATGCTCAAAGTTGCATATGGGCCATTAGATtttaacaaaactcagccatacTAAAATTCCATATAAGGCCCACATACAATTGTATTGTTTGGCTCATGTTTGGTGGAGTTATGGCACTGGCTCTGCTGTGGTAAAGAAGAAgtgggccagatctgggccggCAAACACAATCTAATCTGGGCCACATCTAAGCTGTTTATctgggccagatctgggccaaAGGAAATTTGCTGACTGGGATAATGGTGTGATTCAGAATGATCTTTACCTGAGATCCTTACCTGAGGCCTTGAGGAGCAGCAGCCTCAAAATAAAAACTTTCCCATGAGACGAGGCACTACAAAACAATGTCAATGGCAACCTGGGCCAGACATAAGACCTAACTGAAGCTCCAGCGTTAGTCTTTAATTAGCATATACCCTCCAATGCTTTTGATAGAGAGGAGACAAACTATTTTACCCTGAGATGGTTAATAGCTGTTAATGGCCGGAGAGAAGTTTCTCCCCTAATGCACTGCAGTCTGTCTGCAGTGCATACCATAACCTCAACAGCTCCCCATACATGGGGCACTCACTTCTGGGCTGGAGGAGAAATCTGTCTCCTCTTCCTGCAGTTGACCCTCGTCAGCCGCCAGATCCTCTGAGTGAACTACACCCCTCTCAAGAGATCGACAAGCTCCATCTCGGAACCCCATGATGTGTGTCACTGGACCTGCACACTCCTTCAAAAGGGAACAACTTACCACAAGCTTCATTTGCAAAATTGGCATGCAGAGTTGGCCTCTTTCCCCTTGCCAAGACATTGCCAATTTTCTCCTCTTTTGCTTTTCCCCCCCTCTTTTCTTCAGCACACATAAAAAACACAATTACTAAAGTAGCCTATTATTCAATAGGTGTCATCATTGTACAGTTTACATACATGTCGTATCCAAGTTTATTAGATCCATGTCATACAGTGTGATTTGTAATGATCTTATAAGATTACTGAAAATGGCACAGTCTGTAGCAGGCCTAATGGCTTGCATCAATCAATGCAATTAGACACATAGCAAGAATAATAATGACTCCGCAATCAATTATGTTTATTTCAGTAATGAGTCAATTAATCTATTTCCCTATGTAAAAGTAAAGTTTTCTCCTCTATTCACTATAACTGTAAACTGTTCAGTTTCATGAGTTTGTGAAGTCCATTTACAAACATAGAAAGAGATTATAAATTTAAAATAGCACATAGTAGTCTCTTCGAATTTTAAAACTGACATCAATCTGTCAGACCACACTATAATACATGGGTGTGCTGCATAAAAGGGTGATCTGATGATAAAAGGATCATACTGGTGGAAAAGTATGCAAAGAGTGTCACAAGGTTTAGGTATCTGTCAAAACATTGTATGAAGGAGTGGAAATTATCTGAATGAGCCCATATTTCTCAAATGACACCAGGCCATATGCAAAGCCTGAGTTAGGGACCTCATCCAGATGGTATTAAAAATTAATAGAGTGTTGAGAACATTAGGCTCTGTCTTCATGCTTCAAAAGTATAAAATTAGCACTGCAAAGATAACATTATCTAGTTGCTTTTGCTGCACCTGGCTCTTGGAACAAACTGCagtcctttatatatatatatatatatatatatatatatata
The nucleotide sequence above comes from Pseudorasbora parva isolate DD20220531a chromosome 16, ASM2467924v1, whole genome shotgun sequence. Encoded proteins:
- the LOC137043418 gene encoding fap1 adhesin-like, with product MEGTTSRLLSFSHALLSLCVCSHIGSVSGFVRSGYPIYYGAGTGFPMQADVKPRSSYSWYGIKVPSPISPRSSMELTSSAEEVKSGYTSVSYSPQNVSSGFGPVTDLYKPGSDSDARSQLQGSLSLAGSGSLVSASVTTAVGPSMSSESLPEPPKLHYQTVVHSNESVASSSQQLLQNGSQSSGQLVQVHYQSATHPLIKPQRSRLQFGSNLLSDTRSVHFPSATYVKALQQINETSQPNYQLGQVSYGSGLVPLLSGQQLVQSGYGSMVLPNDVQQAQALNQFVAQPSIQLSRQESSQNSEQVISNSMEQSSGLPLAQVSFQSVDQSSTQQPAQDSSQSVSQPSGLLLVQGSSQPVDQSSTQQPAQASSQSVDQSSTQQPAQDSSQSVSQPSGLLLVQGSSQPVDQSSTHPPAQASSQSVVQSGSLSSAQVRYQYVSQPSGLLPAQARYQSVFKPSGLLLAQARYQSISQPSGMLSAQTRYQSVDQPSGLLPAQARYQSVFKPSGLPLAQARYQSISQPSGMLSAQTHYQSVDQPSGLQPAQARYQSVFKPSGLKFAPARYQSISQPSGLLSAQTRYQSVDQPSSLKLAEARYRYASRPSGLLSAQARYQSVSKPSGLLLVQGSSQSVDQSSTQQPAQASSQSVDQSSTQQPAQASSQPVDQSSTQPAHDRSQSVDQPSTQQLAQDSSQSVDQSSTQQPAQDSSQSVSQPSGLLLVQGSSQSVEQSSTQQPTQDSSQPLDQSIAQQPAQASSQSVSQPSGLLLVQGSSQPVDQSSTQQPAQDSSQSVSQPSGLVLVQGSSQPVDQPSTHQAAQASSQSVVQSGSLSSAQVRYQYVSQPSGLLPAQARYQSVFKPSGLLLAQARYQAISQPSGMLSAQTRYQSVDQPSGLPLAQARYQSISQPSGMLSAQTHYQSVDQPSGLQPAQARYQSVDQPSGLKFAPARYQSISQPSGLLSAQTRYQSVDQPSSLKLAEARYRYVSRPSGLLSAQARYQSVSKPSGLLLVQGSSQSVDQSSTQQPAQASSQSVDQSSTQQPAQTSSQPVDQSSTQQPAQDRSQSVDQSFTQQPDQANSQSVDQSSTQQPAQASSQSVSQPSGLLLVQGSSQSVEQSSTQQPTQASSQPVDQSSTQQPAQASSHSAVQSGSLSSAQAPYQYVSKPSGLLSAQARYQSVSKPSGLKLGEARYQSLSQPSGLQSAQTRSQSVDQPSGLLSAQARYRSVSNPSGLKLGEARYQSISQPSGLQSAQTRYQSISQPSGLLSAHTRYQSVDQPSGLKLGQARYQSISQPSGLLSAHTRYQSLSQPSGLKLAQATSQFVDQSNMQQPAQVRYQSVSKPSGLKVAQASSPSVDQSKPQQPAQASSQSVVQSGSLSSAQARNQYVSQPSGLLSAQARYQSISQPSSLQSAQARYQSLSQPSGLKLAQANSQFVDQSNMQKPAQVRYQSVVQSGSLPSARYQSVFRSPGFQVFPTPEPSSLGSKHLAQPSNVPLQAMSLQSVQPDFQDLTPLQTTQNKRLSPGILRLLQQVKS